A region from the Lagopus muta isolate bLagMut1 chromosome 27, bLagMut1 primary, whole genome shotgun sequence genome encodes:
- the NFU1 gene encoding NFU1 iron-sulfur cluster scaffold homolog, mitochondrial isoform X1 codes for MAAARWLGAAAGLGGRICHMMLKGHNLTTQQPFHQLAWRKQLLPSVVLHNTVRCMFIQTQDTPNPNSLKFIPGKEVLESRTMEFSSPAAAFCSPLARQLFRIEGVKSIFFGPDFITITKESEDLDWNLLKPDIYATIMDFFASGLPVLTEEAPSTDTAQSEEDDEVVLMIKELLDTRIRPTVQEDGGDVIYKGFEDGIVQLKLQGSCTSCPSSIITLKNGIQNMLQFYIPEVEGVEQVVDDDDDVEKEANST; via the exons ATGGCGGCTGCGCGGTGGCTCGGCGCGGCTGCGGGGCTGGGCGGCCG GATTTGTCACATGATGTTAAAAGGTCATAACCTGACAACTCAACAGCCCTTCCACCAACTTGCATGGAGGAAGCAGCTTCTTCCATCTGTAGTCTTGCATAATACAG tAAGATGCATGTTTATTCAAACTCAGGACACACCAAACCCAAACAGCCTGAAGTTTATTCCAGGCAAAGAAGTGCTGGAGTCCAGGACTATGGAGttttccagcccagctgcagcattttgctCACCTCTAGCAAG gCAGTTATTCAGAATTGAAGGagttaaaagcattttctttggGCCAGACTTCATCACCATCACTAAG GAGAGTGAAGACCTGGATTGGAACTTGCTGAAACCAGATATTTATGCAACTATAATGGATTTCTTTGCCTCGGGTTTACCTGTACTTACTGAAGAGGCACCTAGCACAGATACAG ctcAGTCAGAAGAAGATGATGAAGTTGTATTAATGATTAAAGAACTGCTGGATACAAGAATAAG GCCAACAGTGCAAGAAGACGGTGGTGATGTTATTTACAAAGGCTTTGAGGATGGCATTGTGCAGCTGAAGTTGCAGGGTTCATGCACCAGCTGTCCCAGTTCCATCATCACCCTGAAGAACGGGATACAGAACATGCTCCAGTTCTACATCCCTGAAGTGGAAGGTGTGGAACAG GTtgttgatgatgatgatgatgtgGAGAAGGAAGCAAATTCTACGTGA
- the NFU1 gene encoding NFU1 iron-sulfur cluster scaffold homolog, mitochondrial isoform X2: MMLKGHNLTTQQPFHQLAWRKQLLPSVVLHNTVRCMFIQTQDTPNPNSLKFIPGKEVLESRTMEFSSPAAAFCSPLARQLFRIEGVKSIFFGPDFITITKESEDLDWNLLKPDIYATIMDFFASGLPVLTEEAPSTDTAQSEEDDEVVLMIKELLDTRIRPTVQEDGGDVIYKGFEDGIVQLKLQGSCTSCPSSIITLKNGIQNMLQFYIPEVEGVEQVVDDDDDVEKEANST; this comes from the exons ATGATGTTAAAAGGTCATAACCTGACAACTCAACAGCCCTTCCACCAACTTGCATGGAGGAAGCAGCTTCTTCCATCTGTAGTCTTGCATAATACAG tAAGATGCATGTTTATTCAAACTCAGGACACACCAAACCCAAACAGCCTGAAGTTTATTCCAGGCAAAGAAGTGCTGGAGTCCAGGACTATGGAGttttccagcccagctgcagcattttgctCACCTCTAGCAAG gCAGTTATTCAGAATTGAAGGagttaaaagcattttctttggGCCAGACTTCATCACCATCACTAAG GAGAGTGAAGACCTGGATTGGAACTTGCTGAAACCAGATATTTATGCAACTATAATGGATTTCTTTGCCTCGGGTTTACCTGTACTTACTGAAGAGGCACCTAGCACAGATACAG ctcAGTCAGAAGAAGATGATGAAGTTGTATTAATGATTAAAGAACTGCTGGATACAAGAATAAG GCCAACAGTGCAAGAAGACGGTGGTGATGTTATTTACAAAGGCTTTGAGGATGGCATTGTGCAGCTGAAGTTGCAGGGTTCATGCACCAGCTGTCCCAGTTCCATCATCACCCTGAAGAACGGGATACAGAACATGCTCCAGTTCTACATCCCTGAAGTGGAAGGTGTGGAACAG GTtgttgatgatgatgatgatgtgGAGAAGGAAGCAAATTCTACGTGA